The following proteins come from a genomic window of Mycobacterium sp. DL:
- the ppk2 gene encoding polyphosphate kinase 2 — MLKGAEFYTVRDDDDDDPVLVHHPSGAEIDTWREGYPYDERMGRPEYEEQKRLLQIELLKLQNWSKANGLRHVIVFEGRDAAGKGGTIKRFMEHLNPRGARVVALEKPTERERTQWYFQRYVTHLPAAGEIVMFDRSWYNRAGVERVMGFCTPDQHEEFIRQAPLFEQMLVNDGITLTKLWFSVTQSEQRTRFTIRQVDPVRQWKLSPTDLASLDKWDAYTAAKEDMFALTDTDIAPWTVVKSNDKKRARINAMRYVLGKFDYDNKDREVVAEADPLIVGRALAD; from the coding sequence ATGCTCAAAGGTGCCGAGTTCTACACCGTCCGCGATGACGACGACGACGATCCAGTGCTGGTGCACCACCCGAGCGGCGCGGAGATCGACACCTGGCGCGAGGGCTACCCGTACGACGAGCGGATGGGGCGCCCGGAGTACGAGGAGCAGAAGCGACTTCTGCAGATCGAACTGCTGAAGCTCCAGAACTGGAGCAAGGCCAACGGCCTGCGCCACGTCATCGTGTTCGAGGGCCGCGACGCAGCCGGCAAGGGCGGCACCATCAAACGGTTCATGGAGCACCTCAACCCCCGCGGCGCCCGCGTCGTCGCCCTGGAGAAACCCACCGAACGCGAACGCACCCAGTGGTACTTCCAGCGCTACGTCACGCACCTGCCTGCGGCCGGGGAGATCGTGATGTTCGACCGGTCCTGGTACAACCGGGCCGGGGTCGAGCGGGTGATGGGGTTCTGCACGCCCGACCAGCACGAGGAGTTCATCCGGCAGGCGCCGCTGTTCGAGCAGATGCTGGTCAACGACGGCATCACCCTGACCAAGCTGTGGTTCTCGGTGACGCAGTCCGAGCAGCGCACCCGCTTCACCATCCGCCAGGTCGATCCGGTCCGGCAGTGGAAACTCTCGCCGACGGACCTGGCGTCGCTGGACAAGTGGGACGCCTACACCGCGGCCAAAGAGGACATGTTCGCGCTCACCGACACCGACATCGCGCCGTGGACGGTGGTCAAGAGCAACGACAAGAAGCGCGCCCGGATCAACGCGATGCGCTACGTGCTCGGTAAGTTCGACTACGACAACAAGGACCGCGAGGTGGTCGCCGAAGCCGACCCCCTCATCGTGGGACGCGCCCTGGCCGACTGA
- a CDS encoding LuxR family transcriptional regulator, whose product MRLTWPLTGRSRETRLIEAALVDPDSAGIVVSGAAGVGKSRIARESLTRFSDRRWEIRWVVGTSAARNLPLGALTPWARFTSDDNIELIQDVIAALTSAPDGEPVALGVDDVPLLDELSIIVVQQIVQRRLAKIVLTLRDGEPVPTATRELWKNGDFDRLDVLPLSQDATATLVSNALGGRVDHEALQRLWNLTEGNPLYLRLIVEHEVADGRLACRDGVWVWSGNPVIPPDLVELIESRIGGLSAAVSNVVDVVAVGEPVEIRSLGRIAGPAAVEEADRRGLISLEHTGGAVDVRLAHPLYGEVRRRRAAQTTLRRLRGLVATELAASDRHDDVHVVVRRAALCLESDLEPDIELLLNAARGAAWMLDLAMADRLAEAAIEAGEKIEASLIRAFVLSWLGHGREAESVLAEVDTGPLAAVDHARLTFLRAVNLFFSLADPEGAKNLIDHATAATAPERRCIDAFRCVYWAAMGNPEAARKVAQGFDRDQLPDHLQRRLTTWAVTVACGEAGDAAEAATTAESGYSIPARAFIVIADAHINALLLAGRTAEAQDAATMMRRRATASQGAPFGQIALAVTGQTELGAGCVEQACGHLTTALDRVTAWNTATGFRYRYRILLTTALAMRGLIDEAAAAQKQMGADWHPSWRYLDYARAIADGWVAGSQGAISEAIAMVQAAAEIARQRGQYAAEVMCLQTATQFGDTSTACRLHDLLDLVEGPRAATAARFAESLRSGDGDELVAVSEQFESIGDLIGAVDAAAHASICFRRKNLRGSALRCSTRAQALAGICGGASTPALRQSAQKLPLTDREREIVMLLSTSVSNRDIALRLNLSVRTVESHIYNAMAKTGTDSRAELAALLDHLGVSASHT is encoded by the coding sequence GTGCGGTTGACATGGCCGCTGACCGGCCGGTCGAGGGAAACACGGCTCATCGAAGCCGCGTTGGTCGATCCTGACTCCGCAGGCATCGTCGTCAGCGGTGCCGCCGGGGTCGGTAAGAGCCGGATCGCGCGGGAATCACTGACCCGGTTCTCAGACCGACGGTGGGAGATCCGCTGGGTGGTGGGCACCTCGGCCGCCCGCAATCTTCCGCTGGGCGCACTGACCCCATGGGCGCGATTCACCAGCGACGACAACATCGAACTCATACAGGATGTCATCGCCGCGCTGACATCGGCGCCCGACGGCGAGCCAGTCGCGCTGGGCGTTGACGACGTCCCGCTGCTCGACGAGCTGTCGATCATTGTTGTGCAGCAGATCGTTCAGCGCCGGCTCGCAAAGATCGTGCTGACGCTTCGCGACGGCGAACCTGTGCCGACCGCGACGCGGGAACTCTGGAAGAACGGTGATTTCGACCGTTTGGACGTCCTGCCGCTCAGCCAGGACGCCACCGCGACGCTGGTGTCGAATGCTCTGGGCGGTCGTGTCGATCATGAAGCCTTGCAACGTCTGTGGAACCTGACCGAGGGAAACCCGCTGTATCTGCGCCTCATCGTCGAGCACGAGGTCGCCGACGGACGGCTCGCGTGCCGCGATGGTGTCTGGGTGTGGAGCGGCAATCCGGTGATCCCCCCTGATCTCGTCGAGTTGATCGAGTCCCGTATCGGCGGCCTGTCCGCAGCCGTCAGCAATGTGGTCGACGTCGTCGCAGTCGGTGAACCCGTCGAGATTCGGTCGCTGGGCCGCATCGCCGGGCCGGCCGCTGTGGAGGAGGCCGACCGGCGCGGCCTGATCAGCTTGGAGCACACCGGCGGCGCCGTGGACGTCCGCCTGGCACACCCGCTCTACGGAGAGGTGCGCCGGCGTCGCGCCGCACAGACCACTCTGCGACGCCTGCGCGGCCTCGTCGCCACCGAACTCGCCGCCTCCGACCGCCACGACGACGTTCACGTCGTCGTGCGCCGCGCCGCCCTGTGTCTGGAATCGGATCTCGAACCGGACATCGAGTTGCTCCTGAACGCGGCCCGCGGGGCGGCCTGGATGCTCGATCTGGCGATGGCGGACCGGCTCGCCGAGGCCGCAATCGAGGCCGGCGAGAAGATCGAGGCCAGTCTCATCCGGGCATTCGTGCTGTCCTGGCTCGGCCACGGCAGAGAGGCGGAATCGGTACTCGCCGAGGTCGACACAGGTCCGCTCGCAGCCGTCGACCACGCGCGGCTGACCTTCTTGCGTGCGGTGAACCTGTTCTTCAGCCTCGCCGACCCCGAGGGCGCGAAGAACCTGATCGACCACGCAACCGCCGCCACGGCGCCGGAACGCCGTTGCATCGACGCGTTCCGGTGCGTCTACTGGGCCGCGATGGGCAACCCCGAAGCCGCCAGGAAGGTGGCGCAGGGCTTCGATCGAGATCAGTTGCCCGACCACCTCCAGCGTCGTCTGACAACCTGGGCGGTGACGGTGGCGTGCGGCGAAGCCGGGGATGCGGCCGAAGCCGCCACCACAGCGGAGTCGGGTTACTCGATACCCGCCCGCGCGTTCATCGTCATCGCCGACGCACATATCAACGCCCTGTTGCTGGCAGGTCGGACGGCGGAGGCGCAAGATGCCGCGACGATGATGCGACGCCGTGCCACGGCATCACAGGGAGCGCCCTTCGGACAGATCGCGCTGGCCGTCACCGGGCAGACCGAACTCGGCGCGGGTTGTGTCGAACAGGCGTGTGGTCATCTCACAACCGCCCTGGACCGCGTCACCGCCTGGAACACCGCGACCGGATTCCGCTACCGCTATCGCATTCTGCTCACCACCGCGCTGGCCATGCGCGGCCTGATCGACGAGGCTGCCGCGGCACAGAAGCAGATGGGAGCCGACTGGCATCCGAGTTGGCGCTACTTGGACTATGCCCGTGCCATCGCCGACGGCTGGGTTGCCGGCTCCCAAGGCGCCATCAGCGAAGCGATCGCGATGGTGCAGGCGGCGGCCGAGATAGCCAGGCAGCGAGGGCAATACGCGGCCGAGGTGATGTGTCTTCAGACGGCGACCCAGTTCGGCGACACATCCACGGCCTGCCGTCTGCACGATCTACTGGACCTCGTCGAGGGTCCACGCGCGGCAACCGCGGCACGGTTCGCTGAATCACTGCGATCAGGTGATGGGGACGAACTCGTGGCCGTCTCTGAGCAATTCGAGTCGATCGGTGACCTCATCGGTGCTGTCGATGCGGCCGCGCACGCCTCGATCTGCTTCCGCAGGAAGAACCTCCGCGGGTCGGCGCTGCGCTGCTCGACCCGCGCGCAAGCGCTGGCGGGAATCTGCGGCGGCGCGAGCACACCGGCGCTTCGGCAGTCCGCCCAGAAGTTGCCGCTGACCGATCGTGAGCGCGAGATCGTGATGCTCCTCAGCACGTCGGTGTCCAACAGGGACATCGCACTTCGGTTGAATCTGTCGGTGCGTACGGTGGAGAGCCACATCTACAACGCAATGGCCAAAACCGGAACCGACAGCCGAGCGGAACTCGCGGCTCTGCTCGACCATCTCGGCGTCAGCGCGAGTCATACGTAG
- a CDS encoding ABC transporter permease, whose amino-acid sequence MSASTAGISGVWVAFGRNDVRGTYRDPLLVMLVLAPVIWTVAAVVLIPPLTETLLRRYAFDLVPYYPVVVTGLLLLTSIIIVGGLGAFLVLDEIDAGTLAAIRVTPVSLSTFFAYRAATVVAVTTGYVVITMTFSGLVRPGLTPALIPIGIVAGLSSVVTLLLIVAVAGNKIQGIAMLRLLGIIIAGLPCLPWFIDSAWNLAFGVLPPYWAAKAFWVASDHGIWWPYLLGGVVCNIVMGWPLFRRFINKNTA is encoded by the coding sequence ATGAGCGCCTCGACGGCTGGGATTTCGGGCGTCTGGGTCGCTTTCGGCCGCAACGATGTTCGTGGTACCTACCGCGATCCGCTGCTGGTCATGTTGGTGCTCGCACCGGTGATCTGGACCGTGGCGGCGGTCGTGCTGATCCCACCGCTGACCGAAACACTGCTCCGGCGCTACGCTTTCGACCTTGTCCCCTACTACCCTGTGGTCGTCACCGGTCTCCTGCTGTTGACCAGCATCATCATCGTGGGTGGACTCGGCGCCTTTCTCGTCCTCGACGAGATCGACGCCGGGACGTTGGCTGCGATTCGCGTCACCCCGGTGTCGCTGTCGACCTTCTTCGCCTACCGCGCCGCCACCGTCGTGGCCGTCACCACCGGGTACGTGGTGATCACGATGACGTTCAGCGGACTCGTACGACCCGGGCTGACACCGGCGCTCATCCCGATCGGCATCGTGGCGGGCCTGTCGTCGGTGGTGACGCTGCTGCTCATCGTCGCGGTGGCCGGCAACAAGATCCAGGGCATCGCGATGCTGCGTCTGCTGGGCATCATCATCGCCGGGTTGCCCTGCCTGCCCTGGTTCATCGACTCCGCATGGAACCTCGCGTTCGGCGTGCTTCCCCCCTACTGGGCCGCCAAGGCCTTCTGGGTGGCCTCCGACCACGGCATCTGGTGGCCATATCTCCTCGGAGGTGTCGTCTGCAACATCGTGATGGGCTGGCCGCTGTTCCGCCGCTTCATCAACAAGAACACCGCCTGA